The genomic interval CGCCTGAGGACGCTCCCTTTTTCCCTGCTCACCCCCACCACCGCCGACAGGAGGCATGAACATGCTGGAATCGATCAAGAAACTCCGTGAACTTACGGGCGCAGGCATGATGGACGTCAAGAAGGCCCTCGCGGACGCCGGAAACGACGAGGAGAAGGCTGTTGCGCTGCTGCGCGAGCGTGGCATCGTGAAGGCCGCCAAGAAAGCGGACCGCGAAGCCAAGGAAGGCCTCGTGCGTTTCGTCGTGGACGGCAGCAGGGCCGCCATTGTCGAAGTGAACAGCGAAACCGACTTCGTGGCCCGCAACAGTGACTTCCAGGCGCTGGTGGCCGAACTGGCCCAGGCGGCCCTGAGCGCCGGCACCAACGACGTTGAGGAATTCCGGAACTTCACGCTGCCGAGCGGCGAAACGGTCGGCACGACCGTGGCGGCCGCTGCCGGCAAGATCGGCGAGAACCTCGTGCTGAACCGCGTGGCCTTCGTTGAGGGCAGCACGGTCGCCGGGTACGTGCACAGCAACGGCAAGATTGGCGTGCTGGTCGACCTCGACGGCGGCACGGAAGCCCAGGCGAAAGACGTGGCTCTGCACGTCGCCGCCGAGCGTCCTCAGTTCCTGACGCGCGATGAAGTGAACAGCAGCGACATCGAGAAGGAACGCGAGATCCTGACGAACAAGGCGCTGAACGAAGGCAAGCCGCAGCAGATCGTGGAGAAGATCGTCGAAGGTCAGATCGGCAAGTTCTACTCCGAGAAGGTGCTGCCCGAGCAGGCTTTCGTGAAGGACAACAGCCTGAGCGTCGCCAAGTACCTGGGCGGCGCGACGGTGAAGCGCTTCGTGCGTTTCGAGATCGGCGCGTAAAGCACCCCGGGGCCCCTCACGGGGCCCTTTCCACGCGCGGCCCCTTTCTTCCCTCCCCGGCAGCCGCCCGATCGGCTGCCGGTTTTCCCTGCGTCTCTCCTTCTTTCCGGCCGTGCGCGCGGCGTACCGGCCCCACACCGAGGTAATCATGTTCAAGCGTGTACTCCTGAAACTTTCTGGTGAGTTCCTGGCCAGTGAGTCGGGCTTCGGCATCAGCCCCGAGACGACCGCGGCGCTCGCCCGGCGGATCACGGAAGCGCTCGACGGCACCGACGTGGAACTTGCCGTGGTGATTGGTGGCGGGAACTTATGGCGCGGCGCGCGCAACGGTCAGGGCATGGACCCCGCCACGGCCGACTACATCGGCATGCTGGGCACC from Deinococcus taeanensis carries:
- the tsf gene encoding translation elongation factor Ts, which translates into the protein MLESIKKLRELTGAGMMDVKKALADAGNDEEKAVALLRERGIVKAAKKADREAKEGLVRFVVDGSRAAIVEVNSETDFVARNSDFQALVAELAQAALSAGTNDVEEFRNFTLPSGETVGTTVAAAAGKIGENLVLNRVAFVEGSTVAGYVHSNGKIGVLVDLDGGTEAQAKDVALHVAAERPQFLTRDEVNSSDIEKEREILTNKALNEGKPQQIVEKIVEGQIGKFYSEKVLPEQAFVKDNSLSVAKYLGGATVKRFVRFEIGA